The sequence below is a genomic window from Entelurus aequoreus isolate RoL-2023_Sb linkage group LG15, RoL_Eaeq_v1.1, whole genome shotgun sequence.
ATTCTGTCCCTTCAGGGACCAGCAGCAGGCCCAGGAGCAGCTGATGAGCCCCCAGCTCACCCAGCCCCTGCAGAACCACCAGCCCAGAATGAGGCAGAACCAGAGCCCCCTGATCCACCAGAGCAGGGCGATGACCCCGAGCTGGAAGAAGAGGAGGGAGTTGCCGCTGAAGACGCCGACCCCAACAATGGAGCACAAGGTTGGAGTCCAATGCAGAGCTCCTTTCTTtcatttgaattttttaaaaGGAATGGCTGGAAATGTTATCATATATTTTTGTGTTGTGTGCAAATGTGACCCGATTAGCACTTAAAATTGTAGTATTTCGTAATTAGGAATAATataacctggggataggttgattggcaacactaaattgggcctagtgtgtgaatgtgagtgtgaatgttgtctgtctatctgtgttggccctgtgatgaggtggcaacttgtccagggtgtaccccaccttccacccaagtgcagctgagataggctccagcaccccccgcgaccccgagagggacaagcgctagaaaatggatggatggataaccatGTATGTCCTTTTGATTTGAGATTAAAGGGGACCTTTGATGTTTTTaatccacatttaaaacacttcttgagGTCAAGATATGTTTTGGATAtgtttggtgtaaattttgctccacggTAGATATAGATAATAGGTTTCACTGTGTAGAGCGCTTTGAGTCTCGAGAGAAAAAAGCTATATACAAAACTCACTTCAGTCACTTTTATAACTCGTTTTTTGTCAGTTTGCAAGATGTTGGATTCTGGAGGCGTTACCAGATTTCAAATGaaaccaccctctccaaaagtgtcATCATGTATCTTTTGAAAATATACGCTGTTCAAATATATCTTGAAGTCACGGCTATTTTTTTCTAGACacggtcaaaaataaacttcatacaCACTGTAGAGATTCCAGTAAGAGCATTAGGTAAACCTGCACACTCTTTGATCGTTTCAGAGCTGCATCAAAAAGCTGATTTTAGCAGCATTaatgtcactgcatgtcgcacGCCATAGGTGGAGTGGCTCCTCCCCCTCTGACTGAGCTTGACCTAATGACTAAATAATaacgtccacctcgctgtgatgTCATAACATACCCAGACTCCAAAACCCTGTGAACCGAGGCATCCAAAACTACGTGCAAGCTCTtgcccaaatgcatgaaccttaatatttgatgctttgacattgttaaacatgagtatccaacattttaacaacatttCTAAGTCAGAAAAGGCGGAATTCATCATACTTAAAGGTTATGCTGTATTTGTAGCTATTTTGAGGTACCTGGTTCTATTCTATCTACTTACTTTTGTAGATGACATGAACTGGAATGCTTTAGAATGGGACCGAGCGGCTGAAGAGCTCACATGGGAAAGGGTAACTTCACATGTTATAATTGCCATTTTGCACAACATTATACGATTGAAAAAGTACTTAGTCTAAAATGTGGTTTAATTTGCAGATGCTTGGCCTGGATGGATCCCTCGTTTTTTTGGTTCGTTGTATTCACATACCCTAATTATTTTACATTAACATTCCCACTTCATGACTGCTAATGTTTGTCTCCTAGGAGCATGTCTTTTGGGTGGTGTCTCTTAACACACTCTTCATCCTGGTGTTTGGTAAGTATAAACTTCGATGTACACTTGCTTTTCCAAGCCCTCAAGTTCCCTCTAACCACAGCATTTCTCTTCTCTTGCAGCATTTTGTCCCTACCACATTGGACATTTCTCTGTCGTGGGTCTTGGCTTTGAGGAATATGTAAGCTTTTATAAAAACTCAACTTTGCATTATGAAGGATTCTGatgtatgactcttttcatattTTCTTTCAGGTTCAAGCTTCCCATTTCGAAGGCTTAATTACAACCATTGTTGGCTATATACTGCTGGCGATGACGCTCATACTCTGTCATGTATCCTTGTATGATGATTTTAtcggaataatatatatacatttttttacttgctgCTGGTGTTGAACCTTAACAAGGATATTGTAGGGATTGGCTGCTCTGGCTCGGTTTCAGCGCTCCCGACGTCTTCTGGGAGTCTGTTACATCGTTGTCAAGGTAATAGTTCACCTACTTTGTATTTCTTATATCTAATCTGCAACCAGAAAATTAAAATTAGCAATAATATTTATTCTGAGTATTATTTCTAGTAGAATTGTAACTGTTTGTTGCAGGTGTCCCTGCTGGTTGTTGTGGAGATTGGTGTTTTCCCGCTGATCTGTGGCTGGTGGCTCGACATCTGCTCTCTAGTAAGATTTTGGTTTGGAACATTCATCATTGCAGTATGCGTTCAGCCACATCATGATGTCTATTATTTCATGTactgtgtataaaaaataaacttAAAGAACTATTGGACAGCTTCTTTGCCATCCCTTTTTCAGTCTTTTAGCTTGCTGCGTGCTTTGTTTAGAGCCCAACATAATTGCAaatattgacactgttgttgTTTTATTGTAATGTATAATTTGCATGATTTGTATTATAGCCCTGTTTCATGTAAATGAATAGGCAGCTGTTTAAAATGCTGTCCTGAAGTGAACCAGAGATAAATCTGATTGCTCGTGTGATGCCTTTTATCAACGTGTCAAAAATAAAACCTCTGTTCTATTTAGAGAAGAGAGCACTATCTTAAATTAGACATGTGCTTGAATTAAAATAAATTCTTTTGACTTTGCATTTTCTGGAATTTGTGAATTATTTGACTTTTGTTTCTTAACTTGCAGGAGATGTTTGATGCGTCCCTGAAAGACCGCGAGATGAGTTTCAAATCAGCACCTGGCACCACCATGTTCCTTCACTGGCTTGTTGGAATGGTCTATgtcttttactttgcttctttcaTCCTACTTCTGAGAGAGGTGACTCTGTTTCCAGCAGCCTAATCTTGGTCAGCAAAGGAATATTGTTTGctcaaaataaaactaaaatcttTATCTGCCAGGTGCTGAGGCCTGGAGTGCTGTGGTTTCTAAGAAACCTCAATGACCCAGATTTCAACCCAGTTCAAGAGATGATCCACCTTCCCATCTACAGACACCTGCGGCGGTTCATTCTCTCCGTGGTGGTGTTTGGTTCCATTGTGTTGCTCATGCTGTGGCTACCCATTAGGCTGATTAAACTACTCATGCCCGCTTTCTTGCCATACAACGTTATGCTCTACAGGTAACCAGCAGACTACAGTTGTTGTCCTACATGTGAAAAATGCTTTTTGGAACACAAATGAAACTGCAACTATTAAATTGCACCTGAACACATTGTTGAAATATATTTTTCTGAACTTTCCTCCCTCAGCGATGCCCCGGTCAGCGAGCTGTCTTTGGAGCTATTATTACTTCAGGTCGTGCTGCCAGCTTTATTGGAGCAAGGACACACTCGGCAGTGGCTCAAAGGCTTAGTTCGTGCCTGGACAGTCAGTGCTGGATATTTACTGTGAGTGTcctgcttcaatgccttttcattCCAGCAATGATTTGTTCAATGTTATCTCTTCCACCACAGAGATCTGCACTCTTACCTCCTTGGAGAACAAGAAGACATTGATGCTAACCAGCccgtgaacaacaacaacaaccctcCCCAGGGACaccataacaacaataacaacccgcCACCAGCTGTTGGTGAGGGGCTGCATGCGGCTCACCAGGCCATCTTGCAGCAAGGCGGACCAGTGGGCTTTCAACCGTACCATCGACCTCTACGCTTCCCATTCAGGGTGAAAATACCCCCAATTTCTGCACAGTTTCATTATAGTCCCACTTAATTAGGACAATGAAAATGTTTAACTAGTGACTTTAGCATTTAAAGAAAAATACTCCCTTTTAACCATTGTGCAACCTTAGGtttgtggcctagtggttagagtgtgcgccctgagatcggtaggttgtgagttcgaaccccggccgagtcataccaaagactataaaaatgggaccctgcccactgctcccctcacctcccagctgtgatcaagggtgatgggtcaagtgcagagaataatttcgccccacctcgtgtgtgtgtgataatcactttattatatacacatactctTAGGATTCAAAAAGGATCTGCTCCTTAGTGTCATAAGTCAGAAATAGttatcttttttttactttcagcgcTTGAAATCTTTtcacaacttcagatctatttattGATATTAAGGGTTTATTGTATACTGTTCATGTTTAgtggcctttttgtcaaaaataactTTTTATAATGGCAAAAttgctaaatatgcaatatttctaaaaCGAAATTGAAGAATGGAATATTTAAGGTTGGGTAATTACAGCCTTGAAAAGGTCAATTAATGACAAAATAGATTTTGATACAATAGACAAGTAGACAGTGACATATTCTTTTTTACAATGCTTACTCTGAAAGCAGGCAGGACTTGGTTGAATTTGAGTTCaaacgaatgcagctgagataggctccagcgaccccccgcaaccccaagcggtagaaaatggatggatatatatatatatatatagtccatccattcattttctaccgcttgttcctttcggggtcgcgggggtgctggagcctatctcagttacattcgggaggaaggcgggctacaccctggacaagtcgccacctcatcacagggccatggatggatatatatatatataaatatatacataccatgTAATATTTAACTGCGCAAGATGATTTTCATTGCATGTCAGCAGTTTAATAGCAGTTAAACTCATTTATGCTCATCAAAGCTCTTAGAATTATGCTTATGGTTTTCTTGAGCCATCTCTTGGTTAAGGGGCGCAATTATGCCTGAACagtattttcttgtttttcaatcGACAAGAATGATATTCATTCTGGATAAATGGAAGAAGTGTAGTAATAGACCAGGATTACGGTCTGCTAAAATATAGCAATCATAATGGGAGTCAATGGGGCAAAACAAGTTCTTAAGAGAAAGTGTGTATACTTTGTCTATATCCTGTTTTAATGTTGCAATCAAATACaatgcaattttataaaaaatgtaatacaaattaaaataacgCCCTGGTGAAATTTCAGACATTAATCTTCAAACTGAACCAAAATGTCACATAAGGAACGCATGTAATGCTTGTTTTGGGACCAAAGGCTTCCCATGGGTTAATTTGTAGTTGGCTTAAAATTTACAAGGGTGCGACGGCCGACAGCGAGATGGTTGTCCAGTGTTTTTAACATGGCATTAACACAAGCATTTGTCCTCTTCTCTCCCCTCCCCCAGATAGTTCTGCTGATAGCGTTTATGTGTATGACACTGCTGGTGGCCAGTCTGGTGTGCCTTACCCTTCCAGGTAAGAAACATGGTAGAGCTAGCAGTTTTCTACAGTACTCATTTGTGCCCACAGACCACAATTGAAGGTTCCAGCTATTTATAAGTTAGCATGCTTCTAAACCAGTCCTATATTTAGCTCAAATAGCAATTTCACACATCCGTAAACATGCCAGTAGACCACCTTGAAGAtcagaataataaatatatgaacgtttttattttttagtgtTCACTGGACGCTGGCTAATGTCCTTCTGGACGGGAAGCTCTAAGATCCACGAGTTGTACACGGCAGCATGCGGCCTGTATGTCTGCTGGTTGTCGATCCGCGGAATCACAGTGCTGCTGGCTTGGATGCCCCAGGGACGCACCATTATAATGCTCAAAGTTCAAGAGTGGACGCTCATGGTGGGTGTTAGTAAGCAACATCTCTTATAAATAGTTTATGTCGCAGTAAACAGAGCAACCCTTCAAGTGCCTGTTTTGCCAAATGAAGACAAAACTCAGTGTTGCCATATTGATAAAAGAAGTCATACACATGTTTATTCCCCCTGTGTTTGCGTAGATTCTTAAAACTGTGGTTGTTGCTCTGCTGGTGGCTGGAGTAATTCCACTGTTGCTGGGTCTGCTCTTTGAGCTGGTCATTGTGGCTCCGCTCAGGGTACCTCTAGATCAAACCCCCCTCTTCTACCCTTGGCAGGTATGACGTCTGCTCTGTCTCCGATTTGTTTCTGTTGGAGTGTAAAGTGAGCGTCCAACTGTTTTTATCCCCTCTGTCGTCTGCAGGACTGGGCTCTTGGAGTGCTTCATGCCAAAATCATAGCGGCCATCACTCTGATGGGTCCTCAGTGGTGGCTGAAGACTGTTATTGAGC
It includes:
- the marchf6 gene encoding E3 ubiquitin-protein ligase MARCH6, with the protein product MDTAEEADICRVCRSEGTPDKPLYHPCVCTGSIKFIHQECLVQWLKHSRKEYCELCKHRFAFTPIYSPDMPSRLPIQDICSGLLTSVGTAIRYWFHYTLVAFAWLGVVPLTACRIYKCLFTGSVSSLLTLPLDMLSTENLLADCLQGCFVVTCTLCAFISLVWLREQIVHGGAPQWLEQHQAAPPNAAGQANEGPAAGPGAADEPPAHPAPAEPPAQNEAEPEPPDPPEQGDDPELEEEEGVAAEDADPNNGAQDDMNWNALEWDRAAEELTWERMLGLDGSLVFLEHVFWVVSLNTLFILVFAFCPYHIGHFSVVGLGFEEYVQASHFEGLITTIVGYILLAMTLILCHGLAALARFQRSRRLLGVCYIVVKVSLLVVVEIGVFPLICGWWLDICSLEMFDASLKDREMSFKSAPGTTMFLHWLVGMVYVFYFASFILLLREVLRPGVLWFLRNLNDPDFNPVQEMIHLPIYRHLRRFILSVVVFGSIVLLMLWLPIRLIKLLMPAFLPYNVMLYSDAPVSELSLELLLLQVVLPALLEQGHTRQWLKGLVRAWTVSAGYLLDLHSYLLGEQEDIDANQPVNNNNNPPQGHHNNNNNPPPAVGEGLHAAHQAILQQGGPVGFQPYHRPLRFPFRIVLLIAFMCMTLLVASLVCLTLPVFTGRWLMSFWTGSSKIHELYTAACGLYVCWLSIRGITVLLAWMPQGRTIIMLKVQEWTLMILKTVVVALLVAGVIPLLLGLLFELVIVAPLRVPLDQTPLFYPWQDWALGVLHAKIIAAITLMGPQWWLKTVIEQVYANGIRNIDLQFIIRKLAAPVISVLLLSLCVPYMIAAGVVPAVGVTPEMEILMQRRIYPFLLMVVSLIGILSFQIRQFKRLYEHIKNDKYLVGQRLVNYERKAARASSAPPSDPITE